A portion of the Streptomyces sp. NBC_00376 genome contains these proteins:
- a CDS encoding DUF3320 domain-containing protein: MTIPGTFGGGTDLERLKQVLADWRTSLVDLSGRNRLLNFRHTKSATLEITQPSAETLVRGLERGWDFAPLPDEELSGEEEAGSAEGGTAARRPAVTRSSADGIVTQKATGSALQRALTGLRSRSTQIFNDYGLWTLQLGAGVLHWREDGAETGSDAPLVLMPARITRMPNGRMRLELNEDEEPRLNPALKVKLEQFHIDWVPVTEQDPTDLGAVLAAVTESVAGKPGWKVSPRVVLALFASHKESMYQDLLENESRVLASDLVKAVALGPKAGLASDRFDFEEIDLDRIDQLSPPEDSPLVLDADASQRQAVAAAVAGQSFVLDGPPGTGKSQTITNMIAGLMHAGRSVLFVSEKAAALDVVLDRLRSVGLDSYALALHSHNTSRRAVAQELGRALEEEPQAPQLSQQAVTLARETRQALSGYADAMNEVCEPLGKTLHDVIGRVGRLSDAPVAYLTPAAGGGKDQKPFDAATLSSQDLHLVIEATKAIADAWQAVADPSFPWRDLRAGTAHPRPALDQAVAALEGLVTAVSRYPELGPGGSPAGDESGVVRLTGLLSLIESRRAVPEHWLTSDDFAETVDNPVDAFLTELRKANRAAASARSAAGARWEELSARLTAEKSAAESTLTSLLPPGADLSPLTEERAGELAREFETTADGLDRTHGNLSDLALRFGLDVPRNTEAATQVCDIVELTGSAHRPLGPWLEPGGAAKADQAAVRVIADRLRAFSARRDKVLSAQAEATALAGPGWADLPIGLSADPSAAEQALAELKPAGLDITSFTRRYAAEVLDRLSALADTLESAERHAESASALLGLDRPRSTAEAEDLVALIDLTTAPHRAPAMWLDPAVLPRVREAVAEIAEAAGRLTDAEQAARETFRQEVLSTPGLPDLIHRLTEGSRGIGGLLSSGIRADRKTVAAITVTGSWRSDLYDKLPTALAWHTAHDRLKQLTLDHRELLGAYAASELPDVPALQVAAAHADSLHRLAPDAVMAPHRRTTLAAQTADSVTPAPELLGLGVALRDELGAWTAQLNDPSLRSDADELIKQPMGSVARRLRAHLDPLREAIALLDTLTAVGRRAGGASERTVSGARAAVAAAHKARRETASFAAEEATHRRLFGPWYGGLDTDPSRLRDDARGVVTGHEATGQLLRLAWEASEPAGTAGPDQVARASAQDIELLGRYAPDGHPDSDLLRLAIETARTVEKLAAGALADPARRARLAEGMTDGRPEPHEALRQAERIRSELEIWQSHAGLPHLSGAGHQLLTLPLDEAARWFRAHVEPFEDAADLVHSVARVADTPHDLTLGRAREAVTAVVQARAAAARFTEDSSAHRDLLGELYRSTATNRSDVLDALDWAQKVRRTSDGAHSAPLTPAAAHTMLTAPADPSAAQRHQDWRRQRDALAEHFQPPRDRDLRRELQQSLSAARTYLSRLDDDPYGPEAWTSCAQALTRLKGYGLDGLPGQLAQRDVSAAEFPAAMERAVLTAWIERRFELDARLKPMRAVERDQLVERFRTADRDLVEAAHADVIAACNDRRPRRTSVGQAAVLRRQAQLKTRHMPVRRLLGETREVVRLIKPCFMMSPLTVSQFLPSDFRFDVVIFDEASQVLPQDAVNSIYRGDALIVAGDQKQLPPTSFFSAGGDSDEDDEWDEDGAVGFESVLDACKASGVLRGLPLRWHYRSRHENLIAFSNHEFYDNTMVTFPGALEQSPDVGVEFIKADGVYDKGGRSNNLLEAARVAQRVIHHFATRPGLTLGVVALSKAQAEAIEEAVQRARAARPDLDRFFTDDRLDGFFVKNLETVQGDERDVIILSVGYGPDQQGKLASSFGPINREGGWRRLNVAVTRARRRMEVVASFYGGDLRDSPNKSVQHLKRYLQYAQHGPQVLQTQAADPDAAPESPFEEEVLDVLRGWGYSVQPQVGVAGFRIDMAVRHPAAPGSYALGIECDGAMYHSSRAARDRDRLRESVLSDLGWKLHRIWGTDWYRSRRDAMARLRAAVEAACAQNPHESRPEPERVPVVVEETPQARDAAAPAATGAAPPAASAPTVTFVPVDDGPAPWSRPYQEAEDVELDKLRKASARRRNRHGIELQDPDAGGVVGDVVRCVIEVEGPVTEELIFTRVRSAWGLARSGQVIQDRIRRVLRKLVTKGEIVRVGDAYDRPGHEVEVARTPTSRFTRKVTQVPSAERQLALRSVVEESPGVQRAELLREVARFFGWARLGSDIRDALTDDIDDLVAQGALDETDGGLLPGDGD; the protein is encoded by the coding sequence GTGACAATTCCGGGCACGTTCGGTGGCGGTACAGACCTGGAACGACTCAAGCAGGTTCTCGCCGACTGGCGGACCTCCCTTGTGGACCTGAGCGGGCGCAATCGCCTGCTCAACTTCCGCCACACCAAGTCGGCGACCTTGGAGATCACGCAGCCCTCTGCGGAGACACTGGTACGGGGCTTGGAGCGTGGATGGGACTTCGCTCCGCTTCCGGACGAGGAACTTTCGGGCGAGGAGGAAGCGGGCTCGGCCGAGGGCGGCACCGCCGCGCGCCGGCCGGCTGTGACCCGGAGTTCCGCGGACGGCATCGTGACGCAGAAGGCCACAGGGTCAGCCCTTCAGCGTGCCCTGACCGGTCTGCGGAGCCGGTCGACCCAGATATTCAACGATTACGGTCTGTGGACGCTGCAACTCGGCGCCGGCGTCCTGCACTGGCGCGAGGACGGAGCCGAGACGGGCAGCGACGCCCCGCTGGTCCTGATGCCCGCCCGAATCACCCGGATGCCCAACGGGCGGATGCGCCTCGAGCTCAACGAGGATGAGGAGCCGCGCCTCAACCCGGCTCTCAAAGTGAAGCTGGAACAATTCCACATCGACTGGGTGCCCGTCACCGAGCAGGATCCGACCGACCTCGGCGCCGTACTGGCCGCCGTCACCGAGTCGGTGGCGGGCAAGCCCGGCTGGAAGGTGTCGCCCCGCGTCGTACTCGCGCTGTTCGCCTCCCACAAGGAGTCGATGTACCAGGACCTGCTGGAGAACGAGAGCCGCGTCCTGGCCAGCGATCTGGTCAAAGCGGTGGCCCTCGGGCCCAAGGCCGGTCTGGCCTCCGATCGCTTCGACTTCGAGGAGATCGATCTCGACCGCATCGACCAGCTCAGCCCGCCCGAGGACAGCCCGCTGGTCCTCGACGCCGATGCCTCCCAGCGTCAGGCTGTGGCCGCCGCTGTGGCGGGACAGTCCTTCGTGCTCGACGGCCCTCCCGGCACCGGGAAGAGCCAGACGATCACCAACATGATCGCCGGTCTCATGCATGCGGGCCGCAGCGTGCTCTTCGTCAGTGAGAAGGCCGCCGCCCTCGATGTCGTGCTCGACCGCCTCCGGTCGGTCGGCCTGGACTCGTACGCGCTCGCCCTGCACAGTCACAACACCAGCCGCCGAGCGGTGGCACAGGAGCTGGGCCGGGCGCTCGAAGAGGAACCGCAGGCGCCCCAGCTCTCGCAACAGGCCGTCACCTTGGCCCGCGAGACCCGCCAGGCGCTCAGCGGCTACGCCGACGCGATGAACGAGGTCTGCGAGCCGCTCGGCAAGACCCTGCACGACGTGATCGGCAGAGTGGGACGGCTTTCCGACGCACCCGTCGCATATCTGACCCCGGCGGCCGGCGGCGGCAAGGACCAGAAGCCGTTCGACGCCGCCACCCTCAGCAGCCAGGACCTGCACCTGGTCATCGAGGCCACCAAGGCCATCGCGGACGCCTGGCAGGCGGTCGCCGACCCGTCCTTCCCGTGGCGGGACCTGCGCGCCGGCACCGCGCATCCGCGACCCGCGCTCGACCAGGCCGTGGCTGCCCTCGAAGGGCTTGTCACGGCCGTGTCCCGCTACCCGGAGCTCGGGCCAGGAGGATCTCCCGCCGGTGACGAGAGCGGCGTCGTCCGGCTCACCGGTCTTCTGTCGCTCATCGAGTCCCGGCGCGCCGTGCCCGAACACTGGCTGACCAGCGACGACTTCGCCGAGACGGTGGACAACCCGGTCGACGCCTTCCTCACCGAGCTGAGGAAGGCGAACCGCGCAGCGGCCTCCGCACGGTCCGCAGCCGGTGCACGCTGGGAGGAGCTCTCGGCGCGCCTGACGGCGGAGAAGAGTGCTGCGGAGAGCACACTGACCAGCCTCTTGCCCCCCGGGGCCGACCTGTCCCCTCTCACGGAAGAGCGGGCGGGCGAACTGGCCCGGGAATTCGAAACGACCGCGGACGGGCTCGACCGTACGCATGGAAATCTCTCGGACTTGGCTCTGCGGTTCGGACTCGATGTTCCCCGCAACACCGAAGCAGCCACCCAGGTGTGCGACATCGTCGAGCTGACCGGAAGTGCGCACCGACCGCTCGGGCCCTGGCTCGAACCCGGTGGCGCGGCGAAGGCCGATCAGGCTGCCGTGCGTGTCATCGCCGACCGACTGCGTGCCTTCTCCGCCCGCCGCGACAAGGTCCTGTCCGCGCAGGCGGAAGCCACCGCGCTGGCCGGGCCCGGATGGGCCGACCTTCCCATCGGGCTCAGCGCGGATCCGTCCGCGGCCGAACAGGCTCTCGCCGAGCTGAAGCCGGCCGGACTGGACATCACATCGTTCACGCGGCGATACGCCGCAGAGGTTCTCGACCGGCTCTCCGCCCTCGCCGATACCCTCGAATCCGCTGAGCGGCATGCCGAGTCCGCGTCCGCGCTGCTGGGCCTCGACCGACCGCGGAGCACGGCGGAGGCCGAAGACCTGGTCGCCCTGATCGACCTGACCACCGCCCCGCACCGCGCCCCGGCCATGTGGCTCGACCCCGCAGTGCTGCCCCGCGTGCGGGAAGCCGTCGCTGAAATCGCCGAAGCCGCAGGCCGCTTGACCGACGCCGAGCAGGCGGCCCGGGAAACCTTCCGCCAAGAGGTACTCAGCACACCCGGGCTTCCCGATCTGATCCACCGGCTGACAGAGGGTTCCCGGGGCATCGGCGGTCTGCTGTCCAGCGGCATCCGCGCAGACCGCAAGACCGTCGCTGCTATCACCGTCACGGGTTCGTGGCGCAGCGATCTCTACGACAAGTTGCCGACCGCCCTCGCCTGGCACACCGCACACGACCGACTCAAGCAGCTCACACTCGACCACCGAGAGCTGCTGGGCGCCTACGCGGCCTCTGAACTTCCCGACGTCCCCGCGCTGCAGGTTGCAGCGGCGCACGCAGATTCCCTGCACCGGCTCGCACCGGACGCTGTCATGGCCCCGCACCGCCGCACCACACTCGCCGCCCAGACCGCGGACAGCGTCACTCCCGCGCCGGAGTTGCTCGGCCTGGGGGTCGCACTGCGCGATGAGCTGGGCGCCTGGACAGCCCAGTTGAACGATCCGAGCCTCCGTTCCGACGCCGATGAGCTCATCAAGCAGCCCATGGGGTCGGTAGCCCGTCGGCTGCGCGCCCATCTCGACCCGCTGCGTGAGGCCATCGCGCTCCTGGACACCCTGACCGCAGTCGGCCGACGAGCCGGAGGAGCCTCCGAACGCACGGTGTCCGGCGCCCGTGCTGCGGTCGCCGCGGCGCACAAAGCCCGGCGTGAGACTGCGTCGTTCGCTGCCGAGGAGGCGACCCACCGCCGGTTGTTCGGCCCTTGGTACGGAGGTCTGGACACGGACCCCTCTCGCCTCCGCGACGACGCACGCGGCGTCGTCACCGGCCACGAGGCAACCGGTCAATTGCTCCGCCTGGCGTGGGAAGCCTCCGAGCCGGCAGGAACAGCCGGACCGGACCAGGTCGCGCGCGCAAGCGCGCAGGACATCGAACTGCTCGGGAGGTACGCCCCGGACGGCCACCCCGACTCGGACCTGCTGCGCCTTGCGATCGAGACGGCACGCACCGTCGAGAAGCTCGCCGCTGGCGCGCTCGCAGACCCCGCGCGAAGGGCCCGCCTCGCCGAGGGCATGACCGACGGCCGGCCCGAACCTCACGAGGCCCTGCGACAGGCCGAACGGATCCGCTCCGAGCTGGAGATCTGGCAGAGCCATGCAGGTCTGCCGCATCTGTCAGGCGCAGGCCACCAGCTCCTGACTCTGCCGCTGGACGAGGCAGCGAGGTGGTTCCGCGCCCACGTCGAGCCCTTCGAGGACGCTGCCGATCTCGTCCACTCCGTCGCCCGCGTTGCCGACACGCCTCACGACCTGACGCTGGGCCGCGCACGCGAAGCCGTGACGGCCGTCGTGCAGGCACGGGCAGCCGCAGCACGCTTCACTGAGGATTCCTCCGCCCACCGTGATCTGCTCGGAGAGCTCTACCGAAGCACCGCGACCAACCGCAGCGACGTACTCGATGCCCTCGACTGGGCCCAGAAGGTACGCAGGACATCCGACGGAGCTCACTCCGCACCCCTGACCCCGGCCGCCGCGCACACCATGCTGACGGCGCCCGCCGACCCGTCCGCGGCGCAACGCCACCAGGACTGGCGGCGGCAGCGCGATGCCCTCGCCGAACACTTCCAGCCGCCCCGCGACCGAGACCTGCGGCGCGAGCTCCAACAGTCCCTGTCGGCGGCCCGCACCTACCTGTCCCGCCTGGACGACGACCCCTACGGCCCCGAGGCATGGACTTCCTGCGCCCAGGCACTCACCCGCCTCAAGGGATACGGGCTGGACGGACTGCCCGGCCAGCTCGCGCAGCGCGACGTCTCCGCCGCCGAATTCCCGGCGGCGATGGAGCGTGCCGTCCTCACCGCGTGGATCGAGCGCCGATTCGAACTCGACGCCCGGCTCAAGCCCATGCGGGCCGTCGAGCGGGATCAGCTGGTGGAGCGCTTCCGCACGGCTGACCGGGACCTGGTGGAAGCGGCCCACGCCGACGTCATCGCCGCCTGCAACGACCGCCGCCCACGGCGTACGTCGGTGGGCCAGGCCGCAGTCCTGCGCAGGCAGGCCCAGCTGAAGACCCGCCACATGCCGGTCCGGCGACTCCTGGGTGAGACCCGCGAAGTCGTCCGCCTCATCAAGCCGTGCTTCATGATGAGCCCGTTGACCGTCAGCCAGTTCCTCCCCTCGGACTTCCGCTTCGACGTCGTCATCTTCGACGAGGCATCCCAGGTGCTGCCCCAGGACGCCGTCAACTCCATCTACCGCGGCGACGCGCTCATCGTGGCCGGAGACCAGAAGCAGCTGCCACCGACCTCGTTCTTCAGCGCGGGCGGCGACAGCGATGAGGACGACGAGTGGGACGAGGACGGGGCAGTCGGTTTCGAGTCCGTACTCGACGCCTGCAAGGCGAGCGGTGTGCTGCGGGGTCTCCCTCTGCGCTGGCACTACCGAAGCCGCCACGAGAACCTCATCGCCTTCAGCAACCACGAGTTCTACGACAACACCATGGTGACCTTCCCCGGTGCGCTGGAACAGAGCCCGGACGTCGGTGTCGAGTTCATCAAGGCGGACGGTGTCTACGACAAGGGAGGCCGCAGCAACAACCTGCTGGAGGCGGCCCGGGTCGCCCAGCGGGTGATCCACCACTTCGCCACCCGCCCCGGACTCACCCTGGGCGTGGTCGCCCTGTCGAAGGCGCAGGCCGAAGCCATTGAGGAGGCCGTGCAGAGGGCCAGGGCCGCCCGCCCAGACCTCGACCGCTTCTTCACCGACGACCGTCTCGACGGCTTCTTCGTCAAGAACCTGGAGACCGTCCAGGGCGACGAGCGCGACGTGATCATCCTGTCGGTCGGCTACGGTCCAGACCAGCAGGGCAAGCTCGCCTCGTCGTTCGGCCCCATCAACAGGGAGGGCGGCTGGCGACGGCTCAACGTGGCCGTCACCCGCGCCCGGCGGCGGATGGAGGTCGTGGCCTCCTTCTACGGCGGCGACCTGCGCGACAGCCCCAACAAGAGCGTGCAGCACCTGAAGCGGTACCTCCAGTACGCCCAGCACGGCCCCCAGGTCCTCCAGACACAGGCCGCCGACCCGGACGCCGCACCGGAGAGCCCGTTCGAGGAAGAGGTCCTCGACGTACTACGGGGCTGGGGCTACTCGGTACAGCCCCAGGTCGGCGTCGCCGGCTTCCGTATCGACATGGCCGTACGCCACCCCGCCGCACCCGGCAGCTACGCCCTCGGTATCGAATGCGACGGCGCGATGTACCACTCGTCCCGGGCGGCCCGCGACCGTGACCGCCTGCGCGAGTCGGTTCTGAGTGATCTGGGCTGGAAGCTGCACCGGATCTGGGGCACGGACTGGTACCGCAGCCGCCGGGACGCCATGGCGCGCCTGCGCGCGGCTGTGGAGGCGGCCTGCGCACAGAACCCGCACGAGAGCAGGCCGGAGCCGGAGCGCGTACCGGTGGTGGTTGAGGAAACCCCGCAGGCCCGGGATGCCGCCGCGCCTGCGGCGACCGGCGCAGCGCCCCCAGCTGCTTCCGCGCCGACGGTGACGTTCGTGCCGGTGGACGACGGCCCAGCACCTTGGAGCCGGCCGTACCAGGAGGCGGAGGACGTCGAGCTGGACAAGCTGCGGAAAGCCTCAGCCCGTCGACGGAACCGGCACGGCATCGAGCTCCAGGACCCGGACGCAGGCGGCGTGGTGGGGGACGTGGTCCGGTGTGTGATCGAGGTCGAGGGTCCGGTCACGGAGGAGCTGATCTTCACCCGCGTCCGTTCGGCATGGGGCCTCGCCCGCTCGGGTCAGGTCATCCAGGACCGTATCCGCCGGGTCCTGCGGAAGCTGGTCACCAAGGGCGAGATCGTCCGCGTCGGCGACGCGTACGACCGCCCCGGTCATGAGGTGGAGGTCGCCCGCACCCCGACGTCGAGGTTCACCCGCAAGGTCACCCAGGTTCCGTCGGCCGAGCGGCAGCTCGCGCTCCGCAGCGTGGTGGAGGAGAGTCCGGGTGTGCAGCGTGCGGAACTGCTGAGGGAGGTGGCGCGCTTCTTCGGGTGGGCACGGCTCGGCTCGGACATCCGGGACGCGCTCACGGACGACATCGATGACCTGGTCGCCCAGGGAGCGCTGGACGAGACGGACGGGGGGCTGCTGCCTGGGGACGGCGACTGA
- the pglW gene encoding BREX system serine/threonine kinase PglW translates to MTAAGTPSAPKPGPPRKERWFQSRRSTFSWEQEGLDHVRQLMPAAEPYRAWATFSFTAASGRTNECDLFIAVPGGLYLLELKGHPGRVINHGDTWQFHDDRVRTLKNPLHLTDLKCKELKGQLERAARSMGVDPRRVPFIKPAVFLHAPGLVSGLDEFQRINVYGRNDGAGGLGKIWDDLLGKPPERESWRVTPQSAQLLEQLMQKIGISDSTAHLRYGDDWKLEPGVLDAGPGWEDRLAVRDDGLVQEGGRVRIYLVEQLAGEAAKRAADRAARREYQVLQGITHRGIAQAVQIRQHQGGPAILFRHRHTDLRLDAYLDAYGGKLTPETRLDLVRQLAEALRYAHNRSLYHRALAARSVYVSANEDGSDPVVRITDWQTAARDFDTTSMRSIGDTPLDGTLIEDASQVFLAPETDQEFADPVDLDLFGLGSLAYLLLTGEPPADRRSALIERLSAEGGLHPYAVADGLSDSLDDLVYRATRAEVVDRLPSTERFLDLLNEAEQQTTVPDQSVSVETDPLTAVPGQSVDETWMVRRVLGTGATARALLVERVVEEAEGPDGRAVVEERVFKVALDQDKDARLYAEAQALKAVGGGRIVRLLEEPREIAGHTVLELEYAGESSLGARLRGEGRLTYDQLERYGNDLFIALDQLAAKGTRHRDIKPDNLGLHKRNDGSWELLLFDFSLADASERDITAGTRGYLDPFLGSTRRSLYDDHAERYAAAVTLHEMASGERPVWGDGQTDPRMSEDVALFVAAELFEPGLRDGLTVFFQRALHRDVDRRFDTFKQMENAWRQIFRTADSAKPATTPATVGAVAASTEEARETAAAAAELTTALEAAGLSPRAVSVANGLSAGTVEELLDVPPHTIARARGAGTLVRRELNRRHKQWTAMLRRPPAEPASFAAAPVSRSLSADPQAQAQLVAAEPVDSLASRLTPGPARKGNLRPDIIRLTLGLPRSAADGGGLSPLGAWPPQTAIAKHLGSSQATVSRHHVAAIEEWAATDWIPQIRDELVQILAQSGRVMTVQEAAAELRVRHGAGDDTPERTLAKALAVVRAAADAEALQRGTEHDPRLEVLRRGNRVLLALDSLPGTDDPTPQELADYAAALGAEADRLADEDPLPGRATVVRTLREVAAPSGMTPLADTRLVGLAAVVARHASASPRLEIYPKALGLARALRISQAAAGVRRETGISISELVARVKARFPSVPVPDAPTHIEIEDVLKEAGFPLEYDTVRRRFFPPAVEGARWSSSTFTRTSVLVAEARTAAAAGRDPQAVLRTRLTTSAERGGFLALTLKGADLPGAAAAVAADFGVVPVDFNKEFLNIFRALADELNTDWSKVLRADSAFTGSGELKPGLRSYVQRVTGRMSERLVGMAEEAGPKTVLFVHNAGLLARYFDGGGHDLLVTLQQAARRPAQSPHGLWWLCPMEDPKQTPSLDGRTVEVVDRATEWAVLDSLFLKGLKATAAETA, encoded by the coding sequence GTGACGGCAGCAGGAACGCCTTCGGCCCCGAAGCCGGGCCCTCCGCGCAAGGAGCGCTGGTTTCAGTCGCGCCGTTCCACCTTTTCGTGGGAGCAGGAAGGGCTCGATCACGTCCGGCAGCTGATGCCGGCTGCCGAGCCGTACCGTGCCTGGGCCACGTTCTCCTTTACCGCGGCCTCCGGCCGCACCAACGAGTGCGACCTCTTCATTGCCGTGCCCGGTGGTCTGTATCTGCTGGAGCTCAAGGGGCACCCCGGCCGAGTCATCAACCACGGCGACACCTGGCAGTTCCATGACGACCGCGTCCGCACACTGAAGAACCCGCTGCACCTCACTGACCTGAAGTGCAAGGAACTCAAGGGCCAGTTGGAGCGGGCTGCACGGTCCATGGGCGTCGATCCGCGGCGGGTCCCGTTCATCAAGCCTGCAGTTTTTCTCCATGCACCCGGCCTGGTGAGCGGTCTCGACGAGTTCCAGCGGATCAACGTGTACGGCCGCAATGACGGTGCCGGCGGACTCGGCAAGATCTGGGACGACCTGCTCGGCAAGCCGCCGGAGCGCGAGAGCTGGCGCGTCACTCCACAGTCCGCCCAGCTGCTGGAGCAGCTGATGCAGAAGATCGGCATCAGCGACTCCACCGCACACCTCCGGTACGGCGACGACTGGAAGCTGGAACCCGGCGTGCTGGACGCGGGCCCCGGCTGGGAGGACCGTCTGGCTGTCCGCGATGACGGGCTGGTCCAGGAGGGCGGGCGCGTCCGGATATACCTGGTCGAGCAGCTGGCCGGGGAGGCAGCCAAGCGAGCCGCGGATCGTGCAGCCCGCCGCGAGTACCAGGTGCTGCAGGGGATCACGCACCGTGGCATCGCGCAGGCTGTACAGATCCGCCAACACCAGGGCGGCCCGGCGATTCTTTTTCGCCACCGCCACACCGATCTGCGGCTCGACGCCTACTTGGACGCCTACGGCGGCAAGCTCACCCCGGAGACCAGGCTGGACCTGGTACGCCAGCTTGCCGAGGCGCTCCGCTACGCCCACAACCGCTCCCTCTACCACCGTGCGCTCGCCGCTCGGTCGGTTTATGTCTCGGCCAACGAGGACGGTTCCGATCCCGTGGTTCGGATCACGGACTGGCAGACGGCCGCCCGTGATTTCGACACCACTTCGATGCGCTCCATCGGCGACACCCCGCTTGATGGCACCCTGATCGAAGACGCTTCTCAGGTCTTTCTGGCCCCGGAGACCGACCAGGAGTTCGCCGATCCGGTGGACCTGGACCTTTTCGGACTGGGATCGCTCGCGTATCTCCTGCTCACGGGGGAGCCCCCGGCAGACCGGCGCAGCGCGCTGATCGAGCGGTTGTCCGCGGAGGGTGGGCTGCACCCCTACGCAGTGGCAGATGGGCTCTCCGACAGCCTCGACGACCTCGTCTACCGCGCCACGCGTGCGGAAGTCGTGGACCGGCTGCCTTCGACGGAGCGCTTCCTGGATCTGCTGAACGAGGCCGAACAGCAGACCACCGTTCCCGACCAGTCCGTGTCCGTCGAGACCGACCCTCTTACGGCGGTGCCCGGGCAGTCGGTCGATGAGACCTGGATGGTCCGGCGGGTACTCGGAACGGGGGCCACGGCCCGCGCACTGCTGGTCGAGCGGGTGGTGGAAGAGGCCGAAGGACCGGACGGCAGGGCGGTCGTCGAGGAACGCGTCTTCAAGGTTGCGCTCGACCAGGACAAGGACGCCCGGCTGTACGCAGAGGCCCAGGCACTCAAGGCGGTGGGCGGCGGCCGGATCGTCAGGCTCCTCGAAGAACCCCGCGAGATCGCCGGTCACACCGTCCTGGAACTCGAATACGCGGGGGAGTCCTCCCTCGGCGCACGGCTGCGCGGCGAAGGGCGCCTGACCTACGACCAGTTGGAGCGGTACGGCAACGACCTCTTCATTGCGCTCGACCAACTCGCCGCCAAGGGCACCCGGCACCGCGACATCAAGCCGGACAACCTCGGCCTGCACAAGCGCAACGATGGTTCGTGGGAGCTGCTGCTCTTCGACTTCTCCCTGGCGGACGCCTCCGAGCGCGACATCACGGCGGGTACGCGCGGCTACCTCGACCCGTTCCTCGGTAGCACCCGCCGCTCGCTGTACGACGATCACGCCGAGCGTTACGCGGCGGCTGTGACCTTGCACGAGATGGCTTCGGGAGAGCGTCCCGTCTGGGGTGACGGCCAGACCGACCCTCGCATGAGCGAGGACGTCGCACTGTTCGTCGCGGCCGAGCTGTTCGAGCCGGGACTTCGCGACGGTCTCACCGTCTTCTTCCAGCGCGCCCTGCACCGTGACGTCGACCGTCGCTTCGACACCTTCAAGCAGATGGAGAACGCGTGGCGGCAGATCTTCCGCACCGCGGACTCGGCGAAGCCGGCCACCACCCCTGCCACTGTCGGGGCCGTCGCCGCCAGCACGGAGGAAGCCCGTGAGACGGCCGCCGCTGCCGCCGAGCTGACCACCGCCTTGGAGGCGGCCGGACTCTCCCCGCGCGCCGTCTCTGTCGCCAATGGTCTGAGCGCGGGCACCGTCGAGGAACTGCTCGATGTCCCCCCGCACACGATTGCCCGTGCCCGTGGTGCGGGAACGCTCGTACGCAGGGAGCTCAACCGGCGCCACAAGCAGTGGACGGCGATGCTGCGGCGGCCGCCAGCGGAGCCCGCCTCTTTCGCAGCGGCCCCTGTGTCGCGGTCACTGTCCGCCGATCCGCAGGCACAGGCGCAGCTCGTCGCCGCCGAACCCGTCGACTCGCTCGCCTCACGCCTCACACCTGGACCGGCCCGGAAGGGCAATCTGCGCCCCGACATCATCCGTCTCACGCTCGGTCTTCCGCGCTCGGCCGCCGATGGCGGTGGGCTCTCCCCGCTCGGGGCATGGCCACCGCAGACGGCCATTGCCAAGCACCTGGGCAGCAGTCAGGCCACTGTCTCCCGCCATCATGTGGCCGCGATCGAGGAGTGGGCCGCCACCGACTGGATCCCGCAGATCCGAGACGAGCTGGTACAGATCCTGGCCCAGTCGGGGCGTGTGATGACGGTCCAGGAAGCGGCTGCCGAACTCCGTGTGAGGCACGGCGCCGGGGACGACACCCCCGAGCGCACGCTGGCCAAGGCTCTGGCCGTCGTCCGCGCAGCCGCTGACGCCGAGGCCCTTCAGCGCGGCACTGAACATGATCCGCGCCTCGAAGTGCTGCGCCGCGGCAACCGTGTCCTGCTGGCACTCGACTCGCTGCCGGGCACGGACGACCCCACCCCGCAGGAGCTGGCCGACTACGCGGCAGCCCTCGGTGCGGAGGCCGACCGGCTGGCCGATGAGGACCCGCTGCCGGGCCGGGCCACCGTCGTGCGCACCCTGCGCGAGGTGGCGGCACCCAGCGGGATGACTCCGCTCGCCGACACCCGCCTGGTCGGCCTCGCCGCGGTGGTCGCCCGGCATGCCTCCGCATCGCCACGCCTGGAGATCTACCCCAAGGCACTCGGGCTGGCCCGCGCCCTGCGTATCTCCCAGGCCGCCGCCGGAGTGCGCCGGGAGACGGGCATCTCGATCAGTGAACTCGTGGCACGCGTCAAGGCACGGTTCCCATCGGTGCCGGTTCCTGATGCGCCCACGCACATCGAGATCGAGGACGTGCTCAAGGAAGCCGGCTTCCCGCTCGAGTACGACACCGTTCGCAGGCGCTTCTTCCCTCCGGCGGTCGAGGGAGCACGCTGGTCGAGCTCCACCTTCACCCGTACCAGCGTGCTGGTCGCCGAGGCCCGGACCGCAGCGGCGGCCGGGCGGGACCCGCAGGCCGTGCTGCGCACGAGGCTCACCACGTCTGCCGAGCGCGGAGGCTTCCTCGCGCTGACCCTCAAGGGCGCCGACCTGCCGGGTGCGGCGGCTGCGGTGGCAGCCGACTTCGGAGTCGTCCCGGTGGACTTCAACAAGGAGTTCCTGAACATCTTCCGGGCGCTGGCCGACGAGTTGAACACCGACTGGTCCAAGGTGCTGCGTGCGGACTCCGCCTTCACCGGCAGCGGAGAGCTGAAGCCGGGCCTGCGCTCGTACGTCCAACGGGTCACCGGGCGGATGTCGGAGCGCCTCGTCGGTATGGCGGAGGAGGCGGGCCCCAAGACGGTGCTGTTCGTCCACAACGCGGGGCTCCTCGCCCGCTACTTCGACGGCGGCGGCCACGACCTGCTGGTGACCCTGCAACAGGCGGCCCGCCGCCCGGCGCAGAGCCCGCACGGCCTGTGGTGGCTGTGCCCGATGGAGGACCCGAAGCAGACGCCGTCCCTGGACGGCCGTACGGTGGAAGTCGTGGACCGGGCGACCGAGTGGGCGGTGCTGGACTCGCTGTTCCTCAAGGGGCTCAAGGCCACAGCCGCCGAGACAGCCTGA